The following proteins are encoded in a genomic region of Pseudomonas sp. Os17:
- a CDS encoding heavy metal response regulator transcription factor: MRVLIIEDEEKTADYLHRGLTEQGYTVDLARDGIEGLHLALESDYAVIVLDVMLPGLDGFGVLRALRARKQTPVIMLTARERVEDRIRGLRDGADDYLGKPFSFLELVARLQALTRRSGGHEPVQISIADLWIDLISRKASRGGSRLDLTAKEFSLLSVLARRQGEILSKTSIAEMVWDINFDSDANVVEVAIKRLRAKLDGPFEHKLLHTIRGMGYVLENRSGE, encoded by the coding sequence ATGCGCGTTCTGATTATCGAAGACGAAGAAAAAACCGCGGACTATCTGCATCGCGGGCTGACCGAGCAGGGTTACACCGTTGACCTGGCCCGGGATGGCATCGAGGGGCTGCACCTGGCGCTGGAAAGCGACTACGCCGTGATCGTGCTGGATGTCATGCTCCCCGGCCTGGACGGTTTTGGCGTGCTGCGGGCCCTGCGCGCGCGCAAGCAGACCCCGGTGATCATGCTCACCGCCCGCGAGCGCGTCGAGGACCGGATCCGCGGCTTGCGCGATGGCGCCGACGATTACCTGGGCAAGCCCTTTTCCTTCCTTGAACTGGTGGCCCGCCTGCAGGCCCTGACCCGCCGCAGCGGTGGTCACGAGCCGGTACAGATCAGCATCGCCGACCTGTGGATCGATCTCATCAGCCGCAAGGCCAGCCGCGGCGGCAGCCGTCTGGACCTGACCGCCAAGGAGTTCTCCCTGCTCAGCGTGCTGGCCCGGCGCCAGGGCGAGATCCTGTCCAAGACCTCGATTGCCGAGATGGTCTGGGACATCAATTTCGACAGCGACGCCAATGTCGTCGAAGTGGCGATCAAGCGCCTGCGGGCCAAGCTCGACGGACCTTTCGAGCACAAGCTGCTACACACCATCCGCGGCATGGGTTATGTGCTGGAGAACCGCAGTGGCGAGTAA
- a CDS encoding heavy metal sensor histidine kinase: protein MASNSIALRLSGLFTLVALLIFLLIGGALYQQVDKGLGLLPEAELDARYSVLESALNRYGNPEHWAKINAKLKLLSEEDRRIRFWAVSADPGYEYGNPDPQIRAFAEGPLGMRDLNLSDHPYPLKVLVSQLPAKEQRPPLRFLIAIETDTVHQTQHQLLMALIGLAIVGVVLASALGYWVARIGLKPLIKLSQEAQRLAPPRLSGRLQLSPLPPELSQFVNSFNSTLERVEQAYSRLESFNADVAHELRSPLTNLIGQTQVALTRGRSAEHYFEVLQSNLEELERLRSIVNDMLFLASADQGSKATKLTSTSLAAEVATTLDYLDFILEDAQVRVEVQGDAQVHIEIAHLRRALINLLSNAVQHTAAGEVIRVRIEVQEHQVTIAVSNPGQSIASEHLPRLFERFYRVDASRSNSGANHGLGLAIVKAIALMHGGDVFVRSDRGINTFGLYLPL, encoded by the coding sequence GTGGCGAGTAACTCAATCGCCCTGCGCCTGAGCGGGCTGTTCACCCTGGTGGCCCTGCTGATCTTCCTGCTGATTGGCGGCGCCCTTTATCAACAGGTGGACAAGGGCCTGGGCCTGCTGCCGGAGGCCGAGCTGGACGCGCGCTACAGCGTGCTGGAGTCGGCCCTGAACCGCTACGGCAATCCGGAACACTGGGCCAAGATCAACGCCAAGCTCAAGCTGCTCAGCGAGGAAGACAGGCGCATCCGCTTCTGGGCGGTGAGCGCCGACCCCGGTTATGAATACGGCAACCCGGACCCGCAGATCCGTGCATTCGCCGAAGGCCCGTTGGGGATGCGCGACCTGAACCTGAGCGACCATCCCTATCCGTTGAAGGTGCTGGTCAGCCAGTTGCCGGCCAAGGAACAACGCCCGCCCCTGCGCTTTCTGATCGCCATCGAGACCGACACCGTTCACCAGACCCAGCACCAGTTGCTGATGGCGCTGATCGGCCTGGCCATCGTCGGCGTCGTGCTGGCCTCGGCCCTGGGTTACTGGGTGGCGCGGATCGGCCTCAAGCCGCTGATCAAGCTGTCCCAGGAGGCCCAGCGGCTGGCACCGCCACGGCTGTCCGGGCGCCTGCAACTCTCGCCCCTGCCACCGGAGCTGAGCCAGTTCGTCAACTCCTTCAACTCCACCCTGGAACGGGTCGAGCAGGCCTACTCGCGCCTGGAGTCGTTCAACGCCGACGTGGCCCATGAACTGCGCTCGCCACTGACCAACCTGATCGGTCAGACCCAGGTGGCCCTGACCCGTGGCCGCTCGGCGGAGCATTACTTCGAGGTGCTGCAATCCAACCTTGAAGAACTGGAACGGCTGCGCTCCATCGTCAACGATATGCTGTTCCTGGCCAGCGCCGACCAGGGCAGCAAGGCCACCAAGCTCACCAGTACCTCCCTGGCGGCGGAAGTGGCCACCACCCTGGACTACCTGGATTTCATCCTCGAAGACGCCCAGGTCCGGGTCGAGGTCCAGGGCGATGCCCAGGTGCACATCGAAATTGCCCACCTGCGCCGGGCCCTGATCAACCTGCTGAGCAATGCCGTGCAGCACACGGCGGCGGGCGAAGTGATCCGGGTGCGGATCGAGGTGCAGGAACATCAGGTGACGATCGCCGTGAGCAATCCGGGGCAGAGCATTGCCAGTGAACACCTGCCCAGGTTGTTCGAGCGCTTCTACCGGGTCGACGCCTCGCGCAGCAACAGCGGCGCCAATCATGGCCTGGGGCTGGCCATCGTCAAGGCCATCGCCCTGATGCACGGCGGCGACGTGTTCGTGCGCAGCGACCGGGGCATCAATACCTTTGGCCTGTATCTGCCTCTCTGA
- a CDS encoding OprD family porin, whose protein sequence is MFRISLKASPLFIAIAATIPASAQAGEESKSEGFVAGSSLKLNARNYYMNRNRQQQADDNIEWGQGLLGVFESGYTQGTLGFGLDANAMLGLKLDGGGGTSNSSILPVSDGGQHKAPGSFSSAGATLKMRAFDTELKAGDLFLNNPVIAGGMSRMLPQTFRGISLTNRSFDGWMIEGGQASFTKPYNQSGHKRIGSSYGSLRDGDESRHLNWAGVAWSGVPGLTSSLYASELKDIWNQYYYDLDYTYAVNDLVSLNPGLHVYHTQDTGQALLGHIDNNTYSLHFTVGVGSHSVTAAYQRVNGNTPFDYIAQGDSIYLDNSQQYSDFNGPNERSWKLKYAYDFAGLGLPGLTSSLSYSRGELDLTKVDPDSRGYASWYSADGKNAKHWERDLDLKYVVQGGSAKDLAVRLQWATNRGGNGYGALDNDTDEYRVIVDYPINVF, encoded by the coding sequence TTGTTCAGGATCTCACTGAAAGCCAGTCCACTATTCATTGCAATCGCTGCAACGATCCCCGCCTCGGCCCAGGCCGGCGAAGAGAGCAAGAGCGAAGGCTTTGTCGCCGGATCGAGCCTCAAGCTCAACGCGCGCAACTACTACATGAACCGCAACCGGCAGCAGCAGGCGGATGACAACATCGAATGGGGCCAGGGTTTGCTCGGTGTCTTCGAGTCCGGCTATACCCAGGGCACCCTGGGCTTCGGCCTGGATGCCAATGCCATGCTCGGTCTCAAGCTGGACGGCGGTGGCGGCACCAGCAACTCGAGCATCCTGCCCGTCAGCGACGGTGGCCAGCACAAGGCGCCGGGGTCGTTCTCCAGCGCCGGGGCCACCTTGAAGATGCGTGCCTTCGACACCGAGCTCAAGGCCGGCGACCTGTTCCTCAACAACCCGGTGATCGCCGGGGGCATGAGCCGCATGCTGCCGCAGACCTTCCGCGGCATCAGCCTGACCAACCGTAGCTTCGACGGCTGGATGATCGAGGGTGGCCAGGCCAGCTTCACCAAACCCTACAACCAGAGCGGACACAAACGCATCGGCAGCTCCTACGGCAGCCTGCGCGATGGTGACGAGAGCCGGCACCTGAACTGGGCCGGGGTGGCCTGGAGCGGCGTGCCGGGGCTGACCAGCAGCCTCTACGCCTCCGAACTCAAGGACATCTGGAACCAGTACTACTACGACCTGGACTACACCTACGCGGTCAACGACCTGGTCAGCCTCAACCCTGGCCTGCACGTCTATCACACCCAGGACACCGGCCAGGCCCTGCTGGGCCACATCGACAACAACACCTACAGCCTGCACTTCACCGTCGGCGTGGGCAGTCACAGCGTCACGGCCGCCTACCAGCGGGTCAACGGCAACACCCCGTTCGACTACATCGCCCAGGGTGACAGCATCTACCTGGACAACTCCCAGCAGTATTCGGACTTCAACGGTCCCAACGAGCGGTCGTGGAAGCTCAAGTATGCGTACGACTTTGCCGGCCTCGGCCTGCCGGGCCTGACTTCGTCGCTGTCCTACTCCCGCGGTGAACTGGACCTGACCAAGGTCGATCCGGACAGCCGTGGCTATGCCTCCTGGTACAGCGCCGACGGCAAGAACGCCAAGCACTGGGAGCGCGATCTGGACCTCAAGTACGTGGTCCAGGGCGGCAGCGCCAAGGACCTCGCCGTACGCCTGCAATGGGCGACCAACCGTGGCGGCAACGGCTATGGCGCGCTGGATAACGACACCGATGAATACCGAGTGATCGTCGACTACCCGATCAACGTCTTCTAA
- a CDS encoding sensor domain-containing diguanylate cyclase, whose amino-acid sequence MSVSSAPPRTGKIASKTERLVVLASSLIVVAILSIVTYLLIREHAAAEQAATRAANNIVQLIDADVLRNVELYDLSLKGLINATQRDDLKGISASIRHLALFDRATAAPYKGDILLLDRHGNVLADSASVVPRTGNYADREYFRSHLDNPDPGMMISPPFRARTTDHDWRISFSRRLSDEHGQFIGVAEAAMRLSYFNELFKNLDIGRNGSINLISRDGVLLAQQPPLADDLIGKNFSNRPNFLRILREGNGSFRSVSSVDQRQRLYTFSQVGDLPLIVIVALSIDEVFAAWQRTALLISGATGGLCIALFWLTWQLCRELRRRQNAEQELARLAAVDALTGVANRRTLDQVLSNEWARARRTHLPLSLLMIDVDHFKSFNDRFGHPLGDQALRAVAQCIDACAGRPSDLAARYGGEEFAVVLPGTDSAGAAVLAEKIRASIAALPAVSAQATPLTVSIGINTWSGHAEIALEQWVSDADKALYQAKSSGRNRVVSNMSYSGYPRSA is encoded by the coding sequence ATGAGCGTGAGCAGTGCGCCCCCTCGCACAGGGAAAATCGCGTCAAAGACGGAACGCCTGGTGGTCCTGGCCAGTTCGCTGATCGTCGTGGCCATTCTCAGCATCGTCACCTACCTGTTGATCCGCGAACACGCGGCTGCCGAGCAGGCAGCGACCCGTGCCGCGAACAACATCGTGCAACTGATCGATGCCGATGTGTTGCGCAACGTCGAGCTCTACGACCTGTCCCTCAAGGGCCTGATCAACGCCACGCAACGCGACGACCTCAAGGGCATTTCGGCGTCCATCCGTCATCTGGCACTGTTCGACCGGGCCACCGCCGCGCCCTACAAGGGCGACATCCTGCTGCTGGACAGGCACGGCAACGTGCTGGCCGACTCGGCCTCGGTCGTGCCGCGCACAGGTAACTACGCCGATCGCGAGTACTTTCGATCGCACCTCGACAATCCGGACCCGGGCATGATGATCAGTCCGCCGTTCCGCGCGCGCACCACCGATCACGATTGGCGGATCAGCTTCAGCCGGCGGCTCAGCGATGAGCATGGCCAGTTCATTGGGGTAGCCGAGGCGGCCATGCGCCTGAGCTACTTCAATGAGCTGTTCAAGAATCTGGATATCGGTCGCAACGGCTCGATCAACCTGATCAGCCGCGATGGGGTGCTGCTGGCCCAACAGCCGCCCCTGGCGGATGACCTGATTGGCAAGAACTTCAGCAACCGTCCCAACTTCTTGCGCATCCTGCGCGAAGGCAATGGCAGCTTCAGAAGCGTTTCCAGTGTTGATCAGAGGCAACGGCTGTACACCTTTTCCCAGGTGGGCGATCTGCCGCTGATTGTGATTGTCGCGCTGTCCATCGATGAGGTCTTCGCGGCCTGGCAACGTACCGCGCTGCTGATCAGCGGTGCCACTGGGGGGCTGTGCATCGCTCTGTTCTGGTTGACCTGGCAACTGTGTCGCGAACTGCGGCGCCGACAGAACGCCGAGCAGGAGCTGGCACGCCTGGCAGCCGTCGATGCCCTCACCGGCGTGGCCAATCGCCGGACCCTGGACCAGGTGCTGAGCAACGAATGGGCCCGGGCCCGACGCACCCATCTGCCGTTGTCGCTGTTGATGATCGACGTCGATCACTTCAAATCCTTCAACGACCGCTTCGGCCATCCGCTGGGGGACCAGGCCCTGCGTGCGGTGGCGCAGTGCATCGACGCATGCGCCGGGCGGCCGTCGGACCTGGCGGCGCGCTATGGCGGCGAGGAATTTGCAGTTGTCCTGCCGGGGACCGACAGCGCTGGTGCCGCCGTCCTGGCGGAGAAGATCCGCGCCAGCATCGCCGCCTTGCCGGCCGTCAGCGCGCAGGCCACGCCACTGACCGTGAGCATTGGCATCAATACCTGGTCAGGCCATGCCGAGATCGCTCTGGAACAATGGGTAAGCGACGCCGACAAGGCGCTGTATCAGGCCAAATCCAGCGGTCGCAATCGGGTGGTTTCCAACATGTCCTACAGCGGCTACCCGCGCAGCGCCTGA
- the lpxC gene encoding UDP-3-O-acyl-N-acetylglucosamine deacetylase, which translates to MIKQRTLKNIIRATGVGLHSGEKVYLTLKPAPVDTGIVFCRADLDPVVQIPARAENVGETTMSTTLVNGDVKVDTVEHLLSAMAGLGIDNAYVELSASEVPIMDGSAGPFVFLIQSAGLEEQDAAKKFIRILREVTVEDGDKRATFVPFDGFKVSFEIDFDHPVFRDRTQSASVDFSSTSFVKEVSRARTFGFMSDIEYLRKHNLALGGSVENAIVVDSDGVLNEDGLRYEDEFVKHKILDAIGDLYLLGNSLIGEFKGFKSGHALNNQLLRKLIEQKDAWEVVTFEDASTAPISYMRPVAAV; encoded by the coding sequence ATGATTAAACAACGCACCCTGAAGAATATTATCCGTGCCACAGGTGTAGGCCTGCATTCCGGGGAGAAGGTTTACCTGACCCTCAAGCCTGCGCCTGTCGACACCGGCATTGTGTTTTGTCGTGCCGACCTGGACCCTGTGGTGCAGATTCCTGCTCGCGCGGAAAATGTTGGCGAAACCACGATGTCGACCACTCTGGTCAACGGTGACGTCAAAGTGGACACGGTGGAGCACTTGCTCTCGGCCATGGCTGGCCTGGGCATCGATAACGCCTACGTCGAGCTCTCCGCGTCCGAAGTCCCGATCATGGATGGCAGTGCCGGACCCTTCGTATTCCTGATTCAATCTGCTGGCCTCGAAGAACAGGACGCAGCTAAAAAGTTCATCCGCATCCTTCGTGAAGTGACCGTGGAAGACGGCGACAAGCGCGCCACTTTCGTGCCTTTCGATGGTTTTAAAGTGAGCTTCGAGATCGATTTCGATCACCCGGTTTTCCGTGACCGCACCCAGAGTGCAAGCGTGGACTTCTCCAGCACTTCGTTTGTAAAAGAAGTCAGCCGCGCCCGTACCTTTGGTTTCATGAGTGATATCGAGTACCTGCGCAAGCACAACCTCGCACTCGGCGGCAGCGTGGAAAACGCCATTGTGGTCGATTCGGATGGCGTACTGAATGAAGACGGCCTTCGTTACGAAGACGAATTCGTCAAGCACAAGATCCTGGATGCAATTGGTGACCTCTACCTGCTGGGCAATAGCCTGATAGGCGAGTTCAAAGGCTTCAAGTCGGGCCACGCACTGAACAACCAGCTACTGCGCAAGTTGATTGAGCAGAAAGATGCCTGGGAAGTCGTGACCTTCGAAGACGCCAGTACTGCACCGATCTCTTACATGCGTCCGGTCGCGGCCGTGTAA
- the ftsZ gene encoding cell division protein FtsZ — MFELVDNIPQSPVIKVIGVGGGGGNAVNHMVKSNIEGVEFICANTDAQALKNIGARTILQLGTGVTKGLGAGANPEVGRQAALEDRERIAEVLAGTNMVFITTGMGGGTGTGAAPIIAEVAKEMGILTVAVVTRPFPFEGRKRMQIADEGIRALSESVDSLITIPNEKLLTILGKDASLLSAFAKADDVLAGAVRGISDIIKRPGMINVDFADVRTVMSEMGMAMMGTGCASGPNRAREATEAAIRNPLLEDVNLEGARGILVNITAGPDLSLGEYSDVGSIIEAFASEHAMVKVGTVIDPDMRDELHVTVVATGLGAKIEKPVKVIDNTVQTSMSAQSQPAPARQELPSVNYRDLDRPTVMRNQAQSNAATAAKLNPQDDLDYLDIPAFLRRQAD, encoded by the coding sequence ATGTTCGAACTCGTAGACAACATCCCGCAGAGTCCGGTAATCAAGGTTATCGGTGTTGGCGGTGGCGGCGGCAACGCGGTCAATCACATGGTCAAGAGCAACATCGAAGGCGTCGAGTTCATCTGCGCCAACACTGATGCTCAAGCGCTGAAAAACATCGGCGCGCGGACCATCCTGCAACTGGGTACCGGCGTGACCAAGGGCCTGGGTGCTGGCGCCAATCCGGAAGTCGGCCGTCAAGCCGCTCTGGAAGACCGCGAGCGTATCGCCGAAGTACTGGCGGGCACCAACATGGTGTTCATCACCACCGGCATGGGCGGCGGTACCGGTACCGGTGCAGCGCCAATCATTGCTGAAGTGGCCAAGGAAATGGGCATCCTCACCGTCGCGGTGGTGACCCGTCCGTTCCCGTTCGAAGGCCGCAAGCGCATGCAGATCGCCGATGAGGGCATCCGCGCGCTGAGCGAAAGCGTCGACTCGTTGATCACCATTCCCAACGAGAAGTTGCTGACCATCCTCGGCAAGGACGCCAGCCTGCTGTCGGCTTTCGCCAAGGCTGACGACGTGTTGGCCGGTGCCGTTCGCGGTATCTCCGACATCATCAAGCGTCCGGGCATGATCAACGTCGACTTCGCCGACGTACGCACCGTGATGAGCGAAATGGGCATGGCGATGATGGGCACTGGCTGCGCCAGCGGTCCTAACCGTGCACGTGAAGCCACTGAAGCGGCGATCCGCAACCCGCTGCTGGAAGACGTGAACCTGGAAGGTGCACGCGGCATCCTGGTGAACATCACCGCAGGTCCCGACCTGTCCCTGGGTGAGTACTCCGACGTGGGTAGCATCATCGAAGCCTTCGCTTCCGAACACGCCATGGTCAAGGTCGGTACCGTTATCGATCCGGACATGCGTGACGAGCTGCATGTAACCGTAGTGGCCACCGGCCTGGGCGCGAAAATCGAGAAGCCTGTGAAGGTCATCGACAACACCGTTCAGACTTCCATGTCCGCGCAGTCGCAACCGGCTCCTGCTCGTCAGGAACTGCCGTCGGTGAACTACCGTGACCTGGATCGTCCGACCGTCATGCGCAATCAGGCGCAGTCGAACGCGGCGACCGCGGCGAAGCTGAATCCGCAAGATGATCTGGATTACCTGGACATCCCGGCATTCCTGCGTCGTCAGGCCGATTGA
- the ftsA gene encoding cell division protein FtsA, translated as MANVQSGKMIVGLDIGTSKVVALVGEVAADGSLEIVGIGTHPSRGLKKGVVVNIESTVQSIQRAVEEAQLMAGCRIHSAFVGVAGNHIRSLNSHGIVAIRDREVSAADLERVLDAAQAVAIPADQRVLHTLPQDYVIDNQEGVREPLGMSGVRLEAKVHVVTCAVNAAQNIEKCVRRCGLEIDDIILEQLASAYSVLTDDEKELGVCLVDIGGGTTDMAIFTEGAIRHTAVIPIAGDQVTNDIAMALRTPTQYAEEIKIRYACALAKLAGAGETIKVPSVGDRPPRELSRQALAEVVEPRYDELFTLIQAELRRSGYEDLIPAGIVLTGGTSKMEGAVELAEEIFHMPVRLGVPHSVKGLSDVVRNPIYSTGVGLLLYGLQKQSDGISFSGIGSRDSYSSDEPKAALLDRIKSWVQGNF; from the coding sequence ATGGCAAATGTGCAAAGCGGCAAAATGATCGTCGGCCTGGATATCGGCACCTCCAAGGTGGTGGCGCTGGTGGGCGAAGTCGCGGCCGATGGCTCGCTGGAAATCGTCGGCATCGGCACCCATCCTTCCCGCGGCCTGAAGAAGGGCGTGGTGGTGAATATCGAGTCCACCGTGCAGTCGATCCAGCGCGCGGTGGAAGAGGCGCAACTGATGGCGGGCTGCCGCATCCACTCGGCGTTCGTCGGCGTGGCGGGCAATCACATCCGCAGCCTGAACTCCCACGGCATCGTGGCGATCCGCGACCGTGAAGTCAGCGCAGCGGACCTGGAGCGGGTACTGGATGCGGCACAGGCCGTGGCGATCCCGGCTGACCAGCGGGTCCTGCACACCCTGCCGCAGGATTACGTGATCGATAACCAGGAAGGCGTGCGCGAGCCTTTGGGCATGTCCGGCGTGCGCCTGGAAGCCAAGGTGCACGTGGTGACCTGCGCGGTGAATGCCGCGCAGAACATCGAGAAGTGCGTGCGTCGCTGCGGCCTGGAAATTGACGACATCATCCTCGAACAACTGGCTTCGGCCTATTCGGTACTCACCGACGACGAGAAAGAGCTGGGTGTATGCCTGGTGGACATCGGCGGCGGCACCACCGACATGGCGATCTTCACCGAAGGCGCGATCCGTCACACCGCGGTGATCCCGATTGCCGGCGATCAGGTGACCAACGACATCGCCATGGCCTTGCGCACGCCGACCCAGTACGCCGAAGAGATCAAGATCCGTTACGCCTGCGCCCTGGCCAAGCTGGCTGGCGCCGGCGAGACCATCAAGGTGCCGAGCGTCGGCGATCGTCCGCCGCGCGAGCTGTCGCGCCAGGCCCTGGCCGAAGTGGTCGAGCCGCGTTACGACGAGCTGTTCACCCTGATCCAGGCCGAGCTGCGTCGCAGCGGCTACGAAGACCTGATCCCGGCGGGCATCGTGCTCACCGGCGGCACTTCGAAGATGGAAGGTGCGGTGGAACTGGCCGAGGAAATTTTCCACATGCCGGTTCGCCTGGGCGTGCCCCACAGTGTCAAGGGCCTGTCCGACGTGGTGCGCAACCCGATCTATTCCACCGGTGTCGGCTTGCTGCTGTACGGACTGCAGAAACAGTCCGACGGCATCTCGTTCTCCGGCATCGGCAGCCGCGACAGCTACAGCAGCGACGAGCCCAAGGCCGCGTTGCTGGATCGCATCAAGAGCTGGGTCCAGGGCAACTTCTAA
- a CDS encoding cell division protein FtsQ/DivIB: MQGASLRHQQPAPGRKPVPRGASRMVAKEPMSVRLPKANFGFLKSLFWPVLLVALGFGTYEGAQRLLPYADRPITKIAVQGDLSYISQQAVQQRIAPYVAASFFTIDLASMRTELEQMPWIAHAEVRRVWPDQVVIRLEEQLPVARWGDEALLNNQGQAFTPRELANYEHLPQLFGPQRAQQQVMQQYQVLSQMLRPLGFSIARLELRERGSWFLTTGAGSAGPGIELLLGRDHLVEKMRRFIAIYEKTLKEQITNIARIDLRYANGLAVGWRDPAAPTTAQPAVAKN, encoded by the coding sequence ATGCAAGGCGCGTCGCTTCGTCATCAGCAACCCGCACCCGGCCGCAAGCCGGTGCCGCGGGGTGCCAGCCGCATGGTGGCCAAAGAGCCGATGTCGGTGCGCCTGCCGAAAGCCAACTTCGGCTTTCTGAAAAGCCTGTTCTGGCCGGTACTGCTGGTGGCGCTGGGGTTTGGCACCTATGAAGGTGCCCAGCGCTTGCTGCCATACGCCGACCGGCCGATCACCAAGATCGCGGTGCAGGGGGACTTGAGCTACATCAGCCAGCAGGCGGTGCAGCAGCGGATCGCGCCCTATGTCGCGGCGAGCTTCTTCACCATCGACCTGGCGAGCATGCGCACCGAGCTGGAACAGATGCCCTGGATCGCCCACGCCGAAGTTCGTCGGGTGTGGCCGGACCAGGTTGTGATTCGCCTGGAAGAACAATTGCCGGTGGCCCGTTGGGGCGACGAGGCGCTGTTGAACAACCAGGGCCAGGCCTTCACCCCGCGTGAACTGGCGAACTACGAACACTTGCCGCAGTTGTTTGGGCCGCAGCGGGCCCAGCAGCAAGTGATGCAGCAGTATCAGGTGTTGAGCCAGATGCTGCGGCCGCTGGGCTTTTCGATCGCCCGTCTGGAGCTGCGCGAGCGCGGCAGTTGGTTCCTGACCACCGGTGCCGGCAGTGCCGGTCCCGGTATCGAGTTGCTCTTGGGCCGCGATCATCTGGTGGAGAAGATGCGCCGCTTCATTGCCATTTATGAAAAAACGCTGAAAGAACAGATCACGAACATCGCGCGCATCGATCTGCGCTATGCCAACGGCCTGGCCGTGGGCTGGCGCGATCCGGCGGCACCCACGACGGCGCAACCTGCCGTCGCGAAGAATTAA
- a CDS encoding D-alanine--D-alanine ligase produces the protein MTAAYAKLFSTVAPGDFGRVAVLYGGKSAEREVSLKSGKAVLEALQSGGVNAFGIDVGDDLLQRLLSEKIDRAFIILHGRGGEDGSMQGLLECLGIPYTGSGILASALAMDKLRTKQVWHSLGIPTPRHAVLSSEADCISAVAELGLPLIVKPAHEGSSIGMAKVTSAPELIDAWKAASTYDSQVLVEQWIQGPEFTIATLRGQVLPPIALGTPHTFYDYDAKYLASDTQYRIPCGLDSTKEQELMDLTAKACEALGIAGWARADVMQDAQGQFWFLEVNTAPGMTDHSLVPMAARAAGLDFQQLVLAILAASLEARG, from the coding sequence ATGACGGCTGCCTACGCCAAGCTGTTCTCCACCGTGGCCCCGGGCGACTTCGGCCGGGTTGCCGTGCTCTATGGCGGCAAGAGCGCCGAGCGCGAAGTTTCGCTGAAGTCCGGCAAGGCCGTGCTTGAAGCCCTGCAGAGCGGCGGCGTGAACGCTTTCGGCATCGACGTCGGCGACGATCTGCTGCAGCGTCTCTTGAGCGAGAAGATCGATCGCGCCTTCATCATTCTTCACGGCCGTGGCGGTGAAGACGGCAGCATGCAAGGTCTGCTGGAGTGCCTGGGCATTCCTTATACCGGCAGTGGCATCCTGGCGTCGGCCCTGGCCATGGACAAGCTGCGCACCAAGCAGGTGTGGCACAGCCTGGGCATTCCGACGCCGCGTCACGCGGTCCTGAGCTCGGAAGCCGACTGTATTTCCGCGGTGGCGGAACTGGGCCTGCCTTTGATCGTCAAACCGGCTCATGAAGGCTCCAGTATCGGTATGGCCAAGGTGACTTCCGCGCCCGAGTTGATCGACGCATGGAAGGCGGCCAGTACCTACGATTCGCAAGTGTTGGTCGAGCAATGGATCCAGGGTCCCGAGTTCACCATCGCGACCCTGCGTGGTCAGGTGCTGCCACCGATCGCCCTGGGCACTCCTCACACGTTTTACGACTACGACGCCAAGTACCTGGCTTCCGATACCCAGTACCGGATTCCATGCGGCCTCGATAGCACCAAGGAACAGGAACTGATGGACCTCACGGCGAAAGCCTGTGAGGCGCTCGGTATTGCCGGTTGGGCACGTGCCGATGTGATGCAGGACGCCCAGGGGCAGTTCTGGTTCCTGGAAGTCAACACCGCTCCCGGGATGACCGATCACAGTCTGGTGCCGATGGCCGCCCGTGCGGCCGGTCTGGATTTCCAGCAGTTGGTCCTGGCCATCCTGGCAGCCAGTCTTGAGGCGAGAGGTTAA